In the genome of Populus nigra chromosome 9, ddPopNigr1.1, whole genome shotgun sequence, one region contains:
- the LOC133703501 gene encoding heterogeneous nuclear ribonucleoprotein 1-like isoform X1, giving the protein MESDLGKLFIGGISWDTDEERLKEYFSKYGEVVEAVIMRDRATGRARGFGFVVFADLTVAERVIMEKHVIDGRTVEAKKAVPRDDQHILSRSISNIHGSPGPGRTKKIFVGGLASTVTENEFKKYFEQYGIIIDVVVMYDHNTQRPRGFGFITYDSEEAVDRVLHKTFHELNGKMVEVKRAVPKELSPGPSRSPLMGYNYGLTRANNFLNSYAQGYNMSSVGGFGMRMDGRFNPLVTGRSGFAPFGTNGYGTSMNLEPVLSPSYGGGSNFGNAPAYGRISSPYYSSNPSRYSTPIGYGVGNARNDSLLSPTSRNVWGNGGLNTATNPGSPSPLVGSGSGNFGVSFGNNGANWGTSTVSAQGGGIASGYTSGSMGYGNGDSNYSFGGSGYARNSGASVPPTSSSFSGSIGGYEGSYGELYRSGSVYGDSTWRTAIPELDGSGSFGYGLGDVASDVTTKSSEGFIGSYGVTSRQSNRGEGISLNRANEGS; this is encoded by the exons ATGGAATCAGATCTTGGTAAGCTCTTCATTGGTGGGATTTCATGGGACACTGATGAGGAACGTCTAAAGGAATATTTTAGCAAGTATGGGGAAGTGGTTGAGGCAGTGATCATGAGAGATCGAGCAACAGGCCGTGCCCGTGGCTTTGGTTTTGTTGTCTTTGCAGATCTTACTGTTGCCGAGAGGGTCATCATGGAGAAGCATGTGATTGACGGCCGCACG GTTGAAGCAAAGAAGGCTGTTCCTAGGGATGATCAGCACATTTTAAGTAGAAGCATTAGTAATATTCATGGTTCTCCAGGTCCTGGACGCaccaaaaagatttttgttGGAGGCCTGGCATCTACAGTTACCGAAAATGAATTTAAGAAGTACTTTGAGCAGTATGGTATTATTATTGACGTTGTAGTGATGTATGATCATAACACTCAAAGGCCAAGAGGCTTTGGCTTCATCACTTATGATTCAGAGGAAGCAGTTGACAGAGTTCTGCATAAAACATTTCATGAACTCAATGGTAAAATGGTTGAGGTCAAGCGGGCAGTCCCAAAGGAGTTATCACCAGGGCCTAGTCGGAGCCCTCTGATGGGATACAACTACGGTTTGACAAGGGCTAACAACTTTCTTAATTCATATGCTCAGGGATATAATATGAGCTCTGTTGGAGGTTTTGGAATGAGGATGGATGGTAGGTTTAATCCACTTGTCACTGGTCGAAGTGGCTTTGCTCCATTTGGCACCAATGGTTATGGGACGAGTATGAATTTAGAGCCAGTCTTGAGTCCAAGCTATGGTGGAGGTTCCAACTTTGGCAATGCTCCTGCATATGGGCGGATCTCAAGTCCCTATTATAGTAGTAATCCAAGCAGGTACAGCACCCCAATAGGTTATGGTGTTGGGAATGCAAGAAATGATTCTCTCTTGAGCCCTACTAGTAGGAATGTTTGGGGAAATGGGGGCCTCAACACTGCCACAAATCCTGGCAGCCCGAGTCCTCTGGTGGGATCTGGATCTGGAAATTTTGGAGTTTCATTTGGGAATAATGGAGCAAATTGGGGCACCTCTACTGTTTCAGCTCAAGGTGGAGGGATTGCTTCTGGCTATACTAGTGGCAGCATGGGTTATGGGAATGGTGACAGCAATTATAGTTTTGGTGGGTCAGGATATGCAAGAAACAGTGGAGCTAGTGTACCACCaacttcatcatcattctctGGTTCAATTGGTGGTTATGAGGGGTCCTATGGGGAACTTTACCGTAGTGGTTCAGTTTATGGTGATTCAACTTGGCGAACTGCAATCCCCGAGCTAGATGGGTCCGGATCATTTGGTTATGGACTCGGAGATGTAGCTTCAGATGTTACAACTAAGAGTTCTGAGGGTTTTATTGGGAGTTATGGCGTTACAAGTAGACAGTCAAATAGAG GTGAAGGAATCTCTTTAAACAG AGCTAACGAGGGTTCTTGA
- the LOC133702740 gene encoding probable leucine-rich repeat receptor-like protein kinase IMK3 has product MWRRRNCYLLLKALAHITVFFFITACSGGELSETESFFTFMRAIDPQNVLRISWNGIVPHPCSYRWRGVKCSFQPPAVTQIRLDRQNFTGTIDADSLCGLQHLQVLSLAKNHIQGNIPHSILNCRSLTYLNLSSNFLTGRVPVPLFKLKYLRTLDISNNYLTVIIPRPELEFKHLNHYSMKHSAVKMYNLQKLAIVADSVALNSTDAGSVEHPADPSNGSKPGSGKRKWYDKAIYVVPLAFGIVFLSVLGYFVNKRFSDSAKEREILKSLAHSPQKTPPPVPQEDLKPKERCSELVFFVEEKERFGLDDLFEATADLQSQTPSSSLYKVKLEPLISEYGFSTFLDPKRVWSFSSNGYTAPEKILSEQGDVFSFGIIMLELLTGKTVEKSGIDLPKWVRSIVREEWTGEVFDKEFNHSARQYAFPLLNISLKCVSKSPEERPSMGEVMEKIEEVVNANEEFTISSMGSILSSPPEWCILHSVIPETWDTPGSNY; this is encoded by the exons atgtggaggaggaggaattGCTATCTGCTATTGAAGGCCCTGGCACACATCACCGTGTTTTTCTTCATCACAGCATGTTCAGGAGGTGAGTTGTCCGAAACTGAGTCTTTCTTCACTTTCATGAGAGCCATTGATCCCCAAAATGTGCTGAGAATCAGCTGGAATGGGATAGTGCCACATCCTTGCTCGTATAGGTGGCGGGGAGTCAAGTGCAGTTTTCAGCCTCCTGCTGTAACACAAATCAGGCTTGACAGGCAGAACTTTACTGGGACAATTGATGCAGACTCCCTTTGTGGGCTCCAACACCTGCAAGTCCTGAGCTTAGCAAAGAATCACATCCAAGGAAATATTCCTCACTCCATATTGAATTGCAGAAGCCTGACCTATTTAAATCTAAGCAGTAATTTTCTGACTGGGAGGGTGCCTGTGCCTCTATTCAAGTTGAAATATCTCCGGACCTTGGATATCTCTAACAATTATTTAACTGTAATTATTCCTCGTCCCGAACTGGAATTCAAGCATCTAAATCATTATTCTATGAAACATAGTGCAGTGAAGATGTACAATCTTCAAAAATTGGCAATAGTGGCAGACTCCGTGGCCCTAAATAGCACTGACGCTGGTTCCGTCGAACATCCTGCAGACCCATCTAATGGAAGCAAGCCTGGTTCTGGCAAAAGGAAATGGTACGACAAAGCCATATACGTCGTACCATTAGCTTTTGGCATTGTATTTCTCTCTGTATTAGGTTATTTTGTGAATAAGAGGTTCTCTGATTCGGCCAAAGAGAGGGAGATTCTGAAATCTCTGGCACATTCTCCTCAGAAAACTCCTCCACCTGTGCCTCAAGAAGACTTGAAGCCTAAAGAAAGATGCTCAGAGCTCGTTTTCTTTgttgaagagaaagaaagattcGGATTGGATGACCTCTTTGAAGCTACCGCTGACTTACAAAGTCAGACCCCTAGCAGCAGTCTGTACAAGGTGAAGCTTG AACCACTAATTAGTGAGTACGGATTTTCAACATTTTTGGACCCCAAGAGAGTTTGGTCCTTTTCCTCCAATGGTTATACAGCCCCTGAGAAAATCTTGTCGGAACAAGGCGATGTTTTCAGTTTTGGAATAATTATGCTTGAGTTACTAACAGGAAAAACTGTGGAGAAGAGTGGGATAGACCTTCCTAAATGGGTCAGATCCATAGTAAGGGAGGAATGGACAGGAGAAGTTTTCGACAAGGAGTTCAATCACTCTGCGAGGCAATATGCATTCCCTTTGCTCAATATCTCTCTCAAATGTGTATCAAAATCACCGGAAGAGCGGCCATCTATGGGAGAAGTGATGGAGAAGATAGAGGAAGTAGTGAATGCAAATGAGGAATTCACTATTTCTTCTATGGGCTCAATACTATCCAGTCCACCAGAGTGGTGCATACTTCACTCTGTCATACCTGAGACTTGGGATACTCCTGGCTCAAATTATTGA
- the LOC133703501 gene encoding heterogeneous nuclear ribonucleoprotein 1-like isoform X2 — protein sequence MESDLGKLFIGGISWDTDEERLKEYFSKYGEVVEAVIMRDRATGRARGFGFVVFADLTVAERVIMEKHVIDGRTVEAKKAVPRDDQHILSRSISNIHGSPGPGRTKKIFVGGLASTVTENEFKKYFEQYGIIIDVVVMYDHNTQRPRGFGFITYDSEEAVDRVLHKTFHELNGKMVEVKRAVPKELSPGPSRSPLMGYNYGLTRANNFLNSYAQGYNMSSVGGFGMRMDGRFNPLVTGRSGFAPFGTNGYGTSMNLEPVLSPSYGGGSNFGNAPAYGRISSPYYSSNPSRYSTPIGYGVGNARNDSLLSPTSRNVWGNGGLNTATNPGSPSPLVGSGSGNFGVSFGNNGANWGTSTVSAQGGGIASGYTSGSMGYGNGDSNYSFGGSGYARNSGASVPPTSSSFSGSIGGYEGSYGELYRSGSVYGDSTWRTAIPELDGSGSFGYGLGDVASDVTTKSSEGFIGSYGVTSRQSNRGIAT from the exons ATGGAATCAGATCTTGGTAAGCTCTTCATTGGTGGGATTTCATGGGACACTGATGAGGAACGTCTAAAGGAATATTTTAGCAAGTATGGGGAAGTGGTTGAGGCAGTGATCATGAGAGATCGAGCAACAGGCCGTGCCCGTGGCTTTGGTTTTGTTGTCTTTGCAGATCTTACTGTTGCCGAGAGGGTCATCATGGAGAAGCATGTGATTGACGGCCGCACG GTTGAAGCAAAGAAGGCTGTTCCTAGGGATGATCAGCACATTTTAAGTAGAAGCATTAGTAATATTCATGGTTCTCCAGGTCCTGGACGCaccaaaaagatttttgttGGAGGCCTGGCATCTACAGTTACCGAAAATGAATTTAAGAAGTACTTTGAGCAGTATGGTATTATTATTGACGTTGTAGTGATGTATGATCATAACACTCAAAGGCCAAGAGGCTTTGGCTTCATCACTTATGATTCAGAGGAAGCAGTTGACAGAGTTCTGCATAAAACATTTCATGAACTCAATGGTAAAATGGTTGAGGTCAAGCGGGCAGTCCCAAAGGAGTTATCACCAGGGCCTAGTCGGAGCCCTCTGATGGGATACAACTACGGTTTGACAAGGGCTAACAACTTTCTTAATTCATATGCTCAGGGATATAATATGAGCTCTGTTGGAGGTTTTGGAATGAGGATGGATGGTAGGTTTAATCCACTTGTCACTGGTCGAAGTGGCTTTGCTCCATTTGGCACCAATGGTTATGGGACGAGTATGAATTTAGAGCCAGTCTTGAGTCCAAGCTATGGTGGAGGTTCCAACTTTGGCAATGCTCCTGCATATGGGCGGATCTCAAGTCCCTATTATAGTAGTAATCCAAGCAGGTACAGCACCCCAATAGGTTATGGTGTTGGGAATGCAAGAAATGATTCTCTCTTGAGCCCTACTAGTAGGAATGTTTGGGGAAATGGGGGCCTCAACACTGCCACAAATCCTGGCAGCCCGAGTCCTCTGGTGGGATCTGGATCTGGAAATTTTGGAGTTTCATTTGGGAATAATGGAGCAAATTGGGGCACCTCTACTGTTTCAGCTCAAGGTGGAGGGATTGCTTCTGGCTATACTAGTGGCAGCATGGGTTATGGGAATGGTGACAGCAATTATAGTTTTGGTGGGTCAGGATATGCAAGAAACAGTGGAGCTAGTGTACCACCaacttcatcatcattctctGGTTCAATTGGTGGTTATGAGGGGTCCTATGGGGAACTTTACCGTAGTGGTTCAGTTTATGGTGATTCAACTTGGCGAACTGCAATCCCCGAGCTAGATGGGTCCGGATCATTTGGTTATGGACTCGGAGATGTAGCTTCAGATGTTACAACTAAGAGTTCTGAGGGTTTTATTGGGAGTTATGGCGTTACAAGTAGACAGTCAAATAGAG GAATTGCTACCTAG